A genomic window from Microbacterium sp. ET2 includes:
- a CDS encoding extracellular solute-binding protein, producing MKKTLVSAALLGVGAVVLAGCAGGTGSAGSDQGAEIRVWLVGADTPQEARDYLVETFEEDNPGSTLVIEEQSWEGLVDKLTTSLSSSDSPDIVEFGNTQAPAFTSVGALLDLSDEFESLGGEDLLPGFVEAGSYDGAFYAPPLYSGARVVFADPALVAEAPATLDDYITSATALAEANPGKSGIYFAGQDWYNALPFIWENGGEIAVESDGEWDAQLSSDESVAGLLQVQELMTTASVAPKDGDNAEPWTPYCEGSAIQFSAPNWALGLASACETENPPAAPLVYALPGMDGGPAQVFAGGSNIGISARSANPDLAKEALAIILSDEFQTIYGENGLIPAKKSLASTLGDTPEAAAFAEAASNAKLTPASPDWAEVEASRVLEDFFVKIAQGGDVAALAAEVDTQIEDILNG from the coding sequence ATGAAGAAGACGCTCGTGAGCGCCGCCCTGCTCGGGGTCGGCGCCGTGGTGCTGGCCGGCTGCGCCGGCGGTACGGGCTCGGCCGGCTCGGACCAGGGCGCGGAGATCCGCGTGTGGCTGGTCGGCGCCGACACGCCCCAGGAAGCCCGCGACTACCTCGTCGAGACGTTCGAGGAGGACAACCCCGGTTCCACCCTCGTCATCGAGGAGCAGAGCTGGGAGGGTCTGGTCGACAAGCTCACCACCAGCCTGTCCAGCTCCGACAGTCCTGACATCGTGGAGTTCGGCAACACCCAGGCGCCCGCTTTCACCTCGGTCGGCGCCCTCCTCGATCTCAGCGACGAATTCGAGTCCCTCGGCGGGGAGGACCTGCTGCCCGGCTTCGTCGAAGCGGGTTCCTACGACGGGGCGTTCTACGCACCGCCGCTGTACTCCGGCGCCCGCGTGGTGTTCGCCGATCCGGCGCTCGTCGCCGAGGCACCCGCGACCCTCGACGACTACATCACCTCGGCCACCGCCCTCGCGGAGGCCAATCCCGGGAAGTCCGGCATCTACTTCGCCGGCCAGGACTGGTACAACGCGCTCCCCTTCATCTGGGAGAACGGCGGCGAGATCGCCGTCGAGTCCGACGGGGAGTGGGACGCGCAGCTGAGCTCCGACGAGTCGGTCGCCGGCCTCCTGCAGGTGCAGGAGCTGATGACGACCGCGTCCGTGGCGCCGAAGGACGGCGACAACGCCGAGCCGTGGACCCCCTACTGCGAGGGGTCGGCGATCCAGTTCTCCGCGCCGAACTGGGCCCTCGGTCTCGCGAGCGCCTGCGAGACCGAGAACCCGCCCGCCGCGCCGCTCGTCTACGCCCTCCCCGGCATGGACGGAGGACCCGCCCAGGTGTTCGCCGGCGGCTCGAACATCGGCATCTCGGCGAGGTCGGCGAACCCCGACCTCGCCAAGGAAGCTCTCGCCATCATCCTCAGCGACGAGTTCCAGACGATCTACGGCGAGAACGGTCTGATCCCCGCCAAGAAATCGCTCGCCTCCACCCTCGGCGACACGCCCGAGGCCGCCGCCTTCGCCGAGGCCGCGAGCAACGCCAAGCTGACGCCCGCATCTCCCGACTGGGCCGAGGTCGAAGCATCCCGCGTTCTGGAGGACTTCTTCGTCAAGATCGCCCAGGGCGGTGACGTCGCCGCGCTCGCCGCCGAGGTGGACACTCAGATCGAGGACATCCTGAACGGCTGA
- a CDS encoding carbohydrate ABC transporter permease: MSTLHRDVSPAVSAVDGERLVAPAPPPSPGRRRALRSGTLTPYALLTPALIVLAAITGWPLVQLVIMSFQEFGRAQVFGAPPEFIGLANYVGILTDPQFWQVLARSLLFAAVCVVATMMLGILIALLMRRLGTVIRTLVSIGLLLAWAMPPLSATIVWGWIFDTQYGVLNQVLSQVFGLEQFVGHSWLIEPLSFFFVATIIIVWGAIPFVAFTVYAGLTQVPDEVLEAAQLDGAGATKRFFLVIVPFIRPILVVVTILQVIWDLRVFTQIYALQSIGGLAEQTNTLGVYIYRVSLGAGDFGVGGAISVIVVLLLVALSIFYVRRNLREESL; encoded by the coding sequence ATGTCGACGCTGCACCGCGACGTCAGCCCCGCCGTGAGCGCGGTCGACGGTGAACGCCTCGTCGCCCCCGCACCGCCGCCGAGCCCCGGCAGACGCCGAGCGCTCCGCTCCGGCACCCTCACTCCGTACGCCCTCCTCACGCCGGCGCTGATCGTCCTCGCCGCCATCACCGGGTGGCCGCTGGTGCAGCTGGTCATCATGTCGTTCCAGGAGTTCGGTCGGGCGCAGGTCTTCGGCGCCCCGCCGGAGTTCATCGGCCTGGCCAACTACGTCGGCATCCTCACCGATCCGCAGTTCTGGCAGGTGCTCGCCCGTTCGCTGCTCTTCGCGGCGGTCTGCGTCGTCGCCACGATGATGCTCGGCATCCTCATCGCCCTCCTGATGCGGCGCCTGGGCACCGTCATCCGCACCCTCGTCTCGATCGGACTGCTGCTGGCCTGGGCCATGCCGCCGCTGTCGGCGACGATCGTCTGGGGCTGGATCTTCGACACCCAGTACGGCGTGCTGAATCAGGTGCTCTCCCAGGTGTTCGGCCTGGAGCAGTTCGTCGGGCACTCCTGGCTCATCGAACCGCTCAGCTTCTTCTTCGTCGCGACGATCATCATCGTGTGGGGTGCGATCCCGTTCGTCGCCTTCACCGTCTACGCGGGCCTGACCCAGGTTCCCGACGAGGTACTCGAGGCGGCACAGCTCGACGGGGCGGGAGCGACGAAGCGGTTCTTCCTGGTCATCGTGCCCTTCATCCGCCCGATCCTCGTGGTCGTGACGATCCTGCAGGTGATCTGGGATCTGCGGGTGTTCACGCAGATCTACGCCCTGCAGTCGATCGGGGGGCTGGCCGAGCAGACCAACACCCTCGGCGTGTACATCTACCGGGTCTCGCTCGGTGCCGGCGACTTCGGGGTGGGCGGGGCCATCTCGGTCATCGTGGTGCTGCTGCTGGTGGCGCTGTCGATCTTCTACGTCCGCCGGAACCTCCGGGAGGAGTCGCTGTGA
- a CDS encoding carbohydrate ABC transporter permease, translated as MSPRIRRRVASVLAAVAGLIVFACSVFPVYWMVNTSLQPNGQVRGSALRLWPENATLENYLGVIFDHDRAPFLTALGNSLAVTLLTVAVSLVFAFLAALAVTRFRFRSRAAFIVTILIIQMIPAEALIVSVFRLIDGWQLLNTVIGLTAVYLATVLPFTIWTLRGFVNGVPIELEEAAMIDGLSRSQAFWRVTFPLLAPGLVATGVFGFIQAWNEFVFALVLNPRPEAMTLPVWLRTFLDPNGGINWAELMAGSTLVSIPVVVFFLIVQSRMTSGLVSGAVKG; from the coding sequence ATGTCTCCGCGCATCCGCCGCCGCGTCGCGTCCGTCCTCGCCGCCGTCGCGGGTCTCATCGTCTTCGCATGCTCGGTGTTCCCGGTGTACTGGATGGTCAACACCTCGCTGCAGCCGAACGGCCAGGTGCGCGGCAGCGCCCTGCGGCTGTGGCCCGAGAACGCCACCCTGGAGAACTACCTCGGGGTGATCTTCGACCACGATCGCGCGCCGTTCCTCACGGCGCTCGGCAACTCCCTCGCCGTGACCCTGCTCACGGTGGCGGTCTCGCTCGTCTTCGCCTTCCTCGCCGCGCTCGCCGTCACCCGGTTCCGGTTCCGCAGCCGCGCGGCGTTCATCGTGACGATCCTCATCATCCAGATGATCCCCGCCGAGGCCCTCATCGTCTCGGTGTTCCGCCTCATCGACGGCTGGCAGCTGCTCAACACCGTGATCGGGCTCACCGCCGTCTACCTCGCCACCGTCCTGCCCTTCACGATCTGGACCCTCCGTGGCTTCGTCAACGGGGTGCCGATCGAACTGGAGGAGGCGGCGATGATCGACGGGTTGAGCAGGTCGCAGGCGTTCTGGCGGGTGACCTTCCCGCTCCTGGCCCCCGGTCTCGTCGCCACCGGCGTCTTCGGGTTCATCCAGGCCTGGAACGAATTCGTCTTCGCGCTCGTGCTGAACCCTCGCCCCGAGGCCATGACTCTGCCGGTGTGGCTTCGCACCTTCCTCGACCCCAACGGCGGCATCAACTGGGCCGAGCTCATGGCAGGATCGACGCTCGTGTCGATCCCCGTCGTGGTGTTCTTCCTCATCGTCCAGAGCCGGATGACCTCGGGGCTGGTGTCCGGGGCGGTGAAGGGCTGA
- a CDS encoding ROK family protein — protein MRVGLDVGGTKTEAVALDEAGGVVARVRRATAFGPDGVIASIHAAVEEVSAQAGGPATSVGIGMPGQIVPGSGIISHAVNLGVRSLDVAAVVGAALGLPVDVENDVKAATLGAAVLRGPVDPAASGTAEPGLAYLNLGTGVAAGLVTGGALWRGSRGAAGEIGHLSVDPAGPRCRCGQRGCIEALAGGRAIAERWARPGVLPVADVFDCADGTDADGPVGARARELRDDLVRGVAAAVRVLVLTADVDVVVLGGGLTALGDRLVTPVRAALRRSGETSPFLRSLHLDERIELLPTGSPAAALGAALLGAERGEEVLTVG, from the coding sequence ATGCGGGTCGGACTCGACGTCGGCGGTACGAAGACCGAGGCGGTCGCGCTCGATGAGGCGGGGGGCGTCGTCGCACGGGTGCGCCGCGCCACCGCGTTCGGCCCCGACGGCGTGATCGCCTCGATCCACGCGGCGGTCGAGGAGGTGAGCGCACAGGCGGGTGGGCCTGCGACATCGGTGGGGATCGGGATGCCGGGGCAGATCGTCCCCGGGTCGGGGATCATCTCCCACGCGGTCAACCTCGGCGTGCGCTCCCTCGACGTCGCCGCGGTGGTCGGCGCCGCGCTCGGCCTCCCCGTCGACGTCGAGAACGACGTCAAGGCCGCCACGCTCGGCGCGGCTGTGCTCCGCGGGCCCGTGGATCCGGCCGCCTCCGGCACTGCGGAGCCGGGCCTGGCCTACCTCAACCTCGGCACGGGGGTGGCCGCGGGGCTCGTCACCGGCGGCGCACTCTGGCGGGGGTCCCGCGGCGCGGCCGGGGAGATCGGTCACCTGAGCGTCGACCCTGCCGGTCCCCGGTGCCGCTGTGGTCAGCGCGGGTGCATCGAGGCGCTCGCCGGCGGACGCGCCATCGCCGAACGGTGGGCGAGGCCGGGGGTCCTCCCCGTCGCCGACGTCTTCGACTGCGCCGACGGAACAGACGCCGACGGTCCTGTCGGTGCGCGGGCCCGCGAGCTCCGCGACGACCTGGTGCGCGGGGTCGCGGCGGCGGTGCGGGTACTCGTCCTCACCGCCGACGTGGACGTCGTCGTGCTCGGCGGCGGTCTCACCGCCCTCGGTGACCGGCTCGTCACGCCGGTGCGGGCGGCGCTGCGGCGAAGCGGCGAGACCTCGCCGTTCCTGCGGTCGCTGCACCTGGACGAGCGCATCGAGCTCCTCCCGACCGGATCACCGGCCGCGGCGCTCGGAGCCGCCCTCCTCGGCGCAGAGCGGGGCGAGGAGGTGCTGACCGTTGGCTGA
- a CDS encoding glucosamine-6-phosphate deaminase, whose translation MAEIVIVDSADAAGALVAAEIVRLIGENPRAVLGLATGSTPLPVYRALRQQTTGVDLSGVRGFALDEYVGIAPDHPESYASVIRREVVEPLGLDPALVHVPDGDPQRIAVSGEEYEQAIDAAGGVDLQILGIGTDGHLGFNEPGSSFASRTRVKTLTAQTRRDNARFFPSLDDVPRHCITQGLGTILRARHLVLLAFGVGKSAAVAGAVEGPLTASLPASAIQLHPHATVVVDEGAASQLRLADYYRYAWENKPDGQGL comes from the coding sequence TTGGCTGAGATCGTCATCGTCGACAGCGCCGACGCCGCCGGCGCCCTCGTCGCGGCGGAGATCGTCCGCCTCATCGGTGAGAATCCGCGAGCCGTGCTCGGCCTCGCCACCGGGTCGACACCGCTCCCGGTCTACCGCGCGCTCCGGCAGCAGACGACGGGGGTCGACCTCTCCGGCGTCCGCGGCTTCGCCCTCGACGAGTACGTCGGGATCGCACCCGACCATCCCGAGAGCTACGCCTCGGTCATCCGTCGCGAGGTCGTCGAACCGCTCGGTCTCGACCCGGCGCTGGTCCACGTGCCCGACGGCGATCCCCAGCGGATCGCCGTGTCGGGAGAGGAGTACGAGCAGGCGATCGACGCCGCCGGCGGCGTCGACCTCCAGATCCTCGGGATCGGCACCGACGGCCACCTCGGGTTCAACGAACCCGGGTCTTCCTTCGCATCGCGGACCCGGGTGAAGACGCTCACCGCCCAGACCCGCCGCGACAACGCCCGTTTCTTCCCGAGCCTCGACGACGTCCCCCGGCACTGCATCACCCAGGGCCTCGGAACGATTCTCCGCGCCCGGCACCTCGTGCTGCTCGCGTTCGGTGTGGGCAAGTCCGCGGCCGTCGCGGGAGCCGTGGAGGGCCCGCTCACCGCGTCGCTTCCGGCGTCGGCGATCCAGCTGCATCCGCACGCCACCGTCGTCGTCGACGAGGGGGCGGCCTCGCAGCTGCGGCTGGCGGACTACTACCGCTACGCCTGGGAGAACAAGCCCGACGGTCAGGGCCTGTAG
- a CDS encoding NUDIX hydrolase — MNPHEIRVSAGLVTDAAGRALLVRKSGTRLFMNPGGKPEPGENPAETLVRELHEELGLSVAAASLHPLGVFRTAAANEPGHDVVADAFGLQIDPAGPTPRAEIAEARWITPEDAATTPLAPLCVVLLPLVWGADYRP; from the coding sequence GTGAACCCGCACGAGATCCGCGTGAGCGCGGGGCTGGTGACGGATGCCGCGGGACGCGCGCTCCTGGTGCGCAAGTCCGGCACGCGGCTGTTCATGAACCCCGGCGGCAAACCCGAACCCGGCGAGAACCCCGCAGAGACGCTCGTTCGCGAGCTCCACGAGGAACTCGGCCTCTCGGTCGCGGCCGCGTCGCTGCATCCGCTCGGCGTCTTCCGCACCGCCGCGGCCAACGAACCGGGCCACGACGTCGTCGCCGACGCGTTCGGACTCCAGATCGATCCGGCCGGCCCGACGCCCCGGGCCGAGATCGCCGAGGCCCGGTGGATCACTCCCGAGGATGCCGCGACCACACCGCTCGCTCCCCTCTGCGTCGTGCTGCTGCCGCTCGTGTGGGGCGCGGACTACAGGCCCTGA
- a CDS encoding FAD-binding oxidoreductase, with protein MTPDAGAALDALRAALGDRVDISDAAREASRADKSGHAATGLPLAVVHAHDVADVQTTLRIASRTSTPVVTQGARTGLAGGANAGEGEIALSVRRMDRVLEVRADDLIAVVEPGILNADLNATLAPHGLWWAPDPASRAISTVGGNIATGAGGLLCAKYGVVRDAVLGLDVVLADGRLISLGHRTVKGVTGLDLTSLLIGSEGTLGVIVGATLKLRRLTAGEVCTIAATFPTVRAAAGGSAAVTAAGIQPAIMELMDAASLAAVHALLDLPLPTPGASQLTIQTDGVAARAEAEQIAAILRAAGGTVVLSHDPDEGERLLAIRRSMHPAMESLGTTLIEDVSVPRSALPAMFDEIARIEREYGMAIPTVAHAGDGNLHPNFVYAGSDEVPAEVWAAADELFRAALRLGGTLTGEHGVGVLKRRWLADELGDDQWRLQREIARVFDPQGILNPGKVFV; from the coding sequence GTGACCCCTGATGCCGGCGCCGCGCTCGACGCGCTCCGCGCGGCGCTCGGCGATCGCGTGGACATCTCCGATGCCGCCCGCGAAGCATCGCGCGCCGACAAATCCGGCCACGCCGCCACGGGCCTGCCCCTCGCCGTCGTCCACGCGCACGACGTCGCCGACGTGCAGACCACCCTTCGCATCGCGAGCCGGACGTCGACACCCGTCGTCACCCAGGGGGCCCGCACGGGCCTCGCCGGCGGCGCGAACGCCGGCGAGGGTGAGATCGCCCTCTCGGTCCGCAGAATGGACCGCGTTCTCGAGGTGCGCGCCGATGACCTGATCGCGGTCGTCGAACCCGGCATCCTCAACGCCGATCTGAACGCGACCCTCGCCCCGCACGGCCTGTGGTGGGCTCCCGATCCGGCGAGCCGGGCGATCTCGACCGTCGGCGGCAACATCGCCACCGGCGCCGGCGGCCTCCTGTGCGCGAAGTACGGCGTCGTCCGTGACGCGGTGCTCGGGCTCGACGTCGTCCTCGCCGACGGACGTCTGATCTCCCTCGGGCACCGCACCGTCAAAGGAGTCACGGGCCTCGACCTCACCTCGCTCCTCATCGGCTCGGAGGGCACCCTCGGCGTGATCGTGGGTGCCACCCTGAAGCTCCGGCGCCTCACCGCCGGTGAGGTCTGCACGATCGCGGCGACGTTCCCCACCGTCCGCGCGGCCGCCGGCGGTTCCGCGGCAGTGACCGCGGCGGGCATCCAGCCCGCGATCATGGAGCTGATGGATGCCGCATCCCTCGCGGCCGTCCACGCCCTCCTCGACCTCCCCCTCCCGACCCCCGGCGCCTCGCAGCTGACCATCCAGACCGACGGCGTCGCCGCGCGCGCCGAGGCCGAGCAGATCGCGGCGATCCTCCGCGCGGCGGGCGGAACCGTCGTGCTCTCGCACGACCCCGACGAGGGTGAGCGGCTGCTGGCGATCCGCCGGTCGATGCATCCGGCGATGGAGAGCCTCGGCACCACCCTCATCGAGGATGTCTCGGTACCGCGCAGCGCCCTCCCGGCGATGTTCGACGAGATCGCGCGCATCGAGAGGGAGTACGGCATGGCCATCCCCACCGTTGCCCACGCCGGCGACGGGAACCTCCATCCGAACTTCGTCTATGCCGGGTCCGATGAGGTTCCCGCCGAGGTGTGGGCAGCCGCCGACGAGCTGTTCCGCGCCGCGCTCCGGCTCGGCGGCACGCTCACCGGTGAACACGGCGTCGGCGTGCTGAAGCGCCGCTGGCTCGCCGATGAGCTCGGCGACGACCAGTGGCGGCTCCAGCGCGAGATCGCCCGCGTCTTCGACCCGCAGGGGATCCTCAACCCCGGCAAAGTGTTCGTGTGA
- a CDS encoding YrdB family protein — protein MPEEPTQAPRKDAGRTPEPTAAQTPNVAPQQPHAPAEGRPAGTRAPLSGIDILAFVCELFAFVSLAFWGFLAWPLPWNIVAGIGAPVTAILIWALFVSPRAVFAVHPFVRALVELLVYAAAVLAWWDLGAVWVGIVFGVIAVTAGVFAGRGQLSS, from the coding sequence ATGCCCGAAGAGCCCACCCAGGCGCCGCGGAAGGACGCTGGGCGCACCCCCGAACCGACCGCCGCGCAGACGCCGAACGTCGCGCCGCAGCAGCCGCATGCCCCTGCCGAGGGGCGCCCCGCCGGCACCCGTGCACCGCTGTCGGGAATCGACATCCTCGCGTTCGTCTGCGAGCTGTTCGCGTTCGTCTCCCTGGCCTTCTGGGGTTTCCTCGCCTGGCCTCTCCCCTGGAACATCGTCGCGGGCATCGGCGCCCCGGTGACGGCGATCCTCATCTGGGCGCTGTTCGTCTCTCCCCGGGCGGTGTTCGCGGTGCACCCGTTCGTCCGGGCCCTCGTCGAGCTGCTCGTCTACGCCGCGGCCGTCCTCGCCTGGTGGGACCTCGGCGCCGTCTGGGTCGGCATCGTCTTCGGCGTGATCGCCGTCACCGCCGGGGTGTTCGCCGGCCGGGGGCAGCTGTCGTCGTGA